The Pleuronectes platessa chromosome 23, fPlePla1.1, whole genome shotgun sequence genome contains a region encoding:
- the actn3b gene encoding alpha-actinin-3b produces the protein MKEQKHLDLNVSSIPAHELCDDLHSDLCVSDEDVFVSLSELDYHDAATVNSRCQGICDQWDNLGTLTQKRRDALERVEKLWETIDQLYLEFAKRAAPFNNWMDGAMEDLQDMFIVHSIEEIQSLITAHDQFKATLPEADKERMATMGIHNEILKIAQTYGIKLSGINPYTNLTPPDISTKWDTVKHLVPLRDQMLQEEVTRQQANERLRRQFAAQANIIGPWIQTNMEEISHVSVDIAGSLEEQMNSLKQYEQNIINYKSNIDKLEGDHQLSQESLIFDNKHTNYTMEHIRVGWEQLLTTIARTINEVENQILTRDAKGISQEQLNEFRASFNHFDRKRNGMMDPDDFRACLISMGYDLGEVEFARIMTLVDPNNTGVVTFQAFIDFMTRETAETDTAEQVMASFKILASDKNYITVEELRRELPLEQAEYCISRMTRYMAVDCPTGALDYISFSSALYGESDL, from the exons ATGAAAGAGCAGAAACATCTTGATCTCAACgtctcctccatccctgctcatGAGCTCTGTGATGATCTACACA GTGACCTCTGTGTCTCAG atgaagatgtgtttgtgtccctcAGTGAGCTGGACTACCACGATGCTGCCACGGTCAACAGCCGCTGCCAGGGCATCTGTGACCAGTGGGACAACCTGGGGACCCTGACCCAGAAGAGGAGGGACGCCCTGGAG cgtgtGGAGAAGCTGTGGGAGACCATTGACCAGCTGTATCTGGAGTTTGCCAAGAGGGCGGCGCCATTTAACAACTGGATGGACGGAGCCATGGAGGACCTGCAGGACATGTTCATCGTCCACAGCATCGAGGAGatccag agtcTGATCACCGCTCACGACCAGTTCAAGGCCACCCTGCCCGAGGCCGACAAGGAGCGCATGGCCACCATGGGCATCCACAACGAGATCCTGAAGATCGCCCAGACCTACGGCATCAAGCTGTCCGGAATCAACCCGTACACCAACCTCACCCCCCCGGACATCAGCACTAAGTGGGACACC GTGAAGCACCTGGTGCCCCTCAGAGACCAAATGCTCCAGGAGGAGGTGACCAGGCAGCAGGCCAACGAGAGGCTGAGGCGCCAGTTCGCTGCCCAGGCCAACATCATCGGGCCCTGGATTCAAACCAACATGGAG gagatCAGCCACGTGTCCGTGGACATCGCCGGCTCCCTGGAGGAACAGATGAACAGCCTGAAACAGTACGAGCAGAACATCATCAACTACAAGTCCAACATCGACAAGCTGGAGGGCGACCACCAGCTGAGCCAGGAGTCCCTCATCTTCGACAACAAGCACACCAACTACACCATGGAG CACATCCGCGTGGGCTGGGAGCAGCTGCtcaccaccatcgccagaaccATCAACGAGGTGGAGAACCAGATCCTGACCCGCGACGCCAAGGGcatcagccaggagcagctcAACGAGTTCAGAGCCTCCTTCAACCACTTCGACCGG aaGAGAAACGGGATGATGGACCCAGACGACTTCCGGGCCTGCCTCATCTCCATGGGCTACGATCTG GGTGAGGTGGAGTTTGCTCGCATCATGACCCTGGTGGACCCCAACAACACGGGCGTGGTGACCTTCCAGGCCTTCATCGACTTCATGACCCGCGAGACCGCCGAGACCGACACCGCGGAGCAGGTCATGGCCTCCTTCAAGATCCTGGCCTCAGACAAG aacTACATCAcggtggaggagctgcgcagGGAGCTGCCGCTGGAGCAGGCCGAGTACTGCATCAGCCGCATGACCCGGTACATGGCAGTGGACTGCCCGACCGGCGCCCTGGACTACATCTCCTTCTCCAGTGCCCTCTACGGAGAGAGCGACTTATAA
- the six7 gene encoding SIX homeobox 7 — MFPLPMFTPDQVARVCENLEETGDIERLGRFLWSLPAAVPGSAGEALNRHESVMRARALVAFHGGNFEALYQILQSHRFTRESHAKLQDLWLDAHYREAERLRGRPLGPVEKYRIRKKFPLPRTIWDGEQKTHCFKERTRSLLREWYLQDPYPNPSRKRHLAQATGLTPTQVGNWFKNRRQRDRAASAKNRMQQDPSHLPSESSPDGSLQERRHHTHLLPPSPRHPGSPEASDCSTEAERRGTGASTPEISVSSDSEFES; from the exons ATGTTCCCGCTGCCCATGTTCACCCCGGACCAGGTGGCTCGGGTGTGCGAGAACCTGGAGGAGACCGGGGACATCGAGCGCCTGGGCCGGTTCCTCTGGTCCCTGCCCGCCGCCGTGCCGGGCTCCGCCGGGGAGGCGCTCAACCGGCACGAGTCGGTGATGCGAGCCCGGGCGCTGGTCGCCTTCCACGGAGGAAACTTCGAGGCTCTGTACCAGatcctccagagccacaggTTCACGCGCGAGTCGCACGCCAAGCTGCAGGACCTGTGGCTGGACGCGCACTACCGGGAGGCGGAGCGGCTGCGCGGCCGGCCGCTGGGCCCGGTGGAGAAGTACCGGATCCGCAAGAAGTTCCCTCTGCCCCGGACCATCTGGGACGGCGAGCAGAAGACCCACTGCTTCAAG GAAAGAACTCGCAGTCTGCTGAGAGAGTGGTACCTCCAGGACCCGTACCCCAACCCGTCCAGGAAGCGGCACCTGGCCCAGGCCACCggactcacacccacacaggtCGGCAACTGGTTCAAGAACCGGCGCCAACGGGACCGGGCCGCATCTGCAAAGAACAG AATGCAACAGGATCCGTCCCACCTTCCCTCGGAGAGCTCCCCGGACGGGTCCCTCCAGGAGCGTCGCCATCACACCCACctgctccccccctcccctcgccaCCCGGGCAGCCCGGAGGCCAGCGACTGCAGCACGGAGGCCGAGCGCCGGGGAACCGGAGCCTCCACGCCGGAGATCTCCGTCAGCAGCGACAGCGAGTTTGAGTCCTGA